Proteins from a genomic interval of Streptococcus sp. D7B5:
- the nadE gene encoding ammonia-dependent NAD(+) synthetase, protein MSLQEVIIQQLGVKPVIDAQEEIRRSIDFLKRYLKKYPFLKTFVLGISGGQDSTLAGRLAQLAMEEMRAETGDDSYQFISVRLPYGVQADEADAQKALAFIQPDVSLVVNIKESADAMTAAVEATGSPVSDFNKGNIKARSRMIAQYALAGAHSGAVIGTDHAAENITGFFTKFGDGGADILPLYRLNKRQGKQLLKELGADSALYEKIPTADLEEDKPGLADEVALGVTYNEIDDYLEGKTISPEAQATIENWWYKGQHKRHLPITVFDDFWE, encoded by the coding sequence ATGAGTTTGCAAGAGGTCATTATCCAGCAACTAGGTGTCAAACCAGTGATTGACGCCCAAGAGGAAATTCGTCGTTCCATTGACTTTTTAAAGAGATACTTGAAAAAATATCCTTTCCTTAAAACCTTTGTACTAGGGATTTCTGGGGGTCAGGACTCAACCTTGGCAGGGCGCTTGGCGCAATTAGCTATGGAAGAAATGCGAGCAGAGACAGGAGATGACAGCTACCAATTTATTTCTGTCCGCCTGCCATATGGAGTGCAAGCTGATGAAGCAGATGCTCAAAAAGCTCTTGCTTTCATCCAGCCAGATGTCAGCTTGGTTGTGAATATCAAGGAATCAGCTGATGCTATGACAGCTGCAGTCGAAGCGACAGGAAGTCCTGTTTCAGACTTTAACAAGGGAAATATCAAGGCTCGTAGTCGTATGATTGCCCAATATGCCCTTGCGGGTGCCCATAGCGGAGCGGTCATTGGAACAGACCATGCTGCGGAAAATATCACAGGCTTTTTTACCAAGTTTGGTGACGGTGGTGCAGATATTCTCCCTCTTTACCGCCTCAATAAACGCCAAGGGAAACAACTCTTGAAGGAACTTGGTGCAGACTCAGCTCTTTATGAAAAAATCCCAACAGCAGACCTAGAAGAAGACAAACCTGGACTTGCTGACGAAGTTGCACTTGGAGTCACTTACAATGAAATTGATGATTACCTTGAAGGCAAAACAATCAGCCCAGAAGCTCAAGCGACTATCGAAAACTGGTGGTACAAAGGCCAACACAAACGCCACCTACCAATCACCGTATTTGATGACTTTTGGGAGTGA
- a CDS encoding nicotinate phosphoribosyltransferase, with amino-acid sequence MYPDDSLTLHTDLYQINMMQVYFDQGIHNKKAVFEVYFRQQPFQNGYAVFAGLERIVHYLEDLRFSDSDIDYLESLGYHGEFLDYLRNLKLELTVRSAQEGDLVFANEPIVQVEGPLAQCQLVETALLNIVNFQTLIATKAARIRSVIEDEPLMEFGTRRAQEMDAAIWGTRAAVIGGANGTSNVRAGKLFGIPVLGTHAHALVQVYGNDYKAFKAYASTHRDCVFLVDTYDTLRIGVPAAIQVARELGDKINFKGVRIDSGDIAYISKKVRQQLDEAGYPDAKIYASNDLDENTILNLKMQHAKIDVWGVGTKLITAYDQPALGAVYKIVAIEDETGKMRNTIKLSSNAEKVSTPGKKQVWRITSREKGKSEGDYITYDGVDVASMTEIKMFHPTYTYIKKTVRNFDAVPLLVEIFKEGTLVYNLPSLTEIQAYARKEFDKLWDEYKRVLNPQHYPVDLARDIWQDKMDLIDKMRKEALGEGEEE; translated from the coding sequence ATGTATCCAGATGATAGTTTGACATTGCACACGGACTTGTACCAGATTAACATGATGCAAGTTTACTTTGACCAAGGAATTCACAATAAGAAGGCGGTTTTTGAGGTTTACTTCCGCCAGCAACCTTTTCAGAACGGCTATGCGGTTTTTGCTGGTTTGGAAAGAATTGTACATTATCTTGAAGATTTGCGCTTTTCAGATAGCGATATTGACTACTTGGAGTCGCTTGGCTATCATGGAGAATTCTTGGACTACCTACGAAATCTCAAGTTAGAATTAACAGTTCGTTCCGCTCAGGAAGGGGACTTGGTTTTTGCTAATGAGCCGATTGTACAGGTTGAAGGCCCTCTTGCCCAATGCCAGTTGGTCGAAACGGCTCTTTTAAACATCGTTAACTTTCAAACCTTGATAGCGACCAAGGCAGCACGTATTCGTTCAGTCATTGAAGATGAGCCCTTGATGGAATTCGGGACACGTCGTGCGCAAGAAATGGATGCGGCTATCTGGGGAACACGCGCAGCCGTGATTGGTGGAGCCAACGGGACTAGCAATGTGCGAGCAGGGAAGCTCTTTGGAATTCCCGTACTAGGAACTCACGCCCATGCCTTGGTACAGGTTTATGGAAACGACTATAAGGCCTTTAAGGCCTATGCATCAACCCATCGTGATTGTGTCTTTCTAGTAGATACTTATGATACGCTTCGAATCGGTGTGCCAGCTGCTATTCAGGTAGCGCGTGAGTTGGGTGATAAGATTAATTTTAAAGGCGTTCGTATCGACTCAGGGGATATAGCCTATATTTCCAAGAAAGTTCGCCAACAGTTAGATGAGGCTGGATATCCAGATGCCAAAATTTACGCTTCCAATGACCTCGATGAAAATACCATCCTTAACCTCAAAATGCAACACGCTAAGATTGACGTTTGGGGGGTGGGTACCAAGCTGATTACGGCCTATGACCAGCCAGCCCTTGGAGCGGTTTATAAGATTGTAGCTATCGAAGATGAAACTGGTAAGATGCGCAATACCATCAAGCTTTCAAGCAATGCTGAAAAAGTATCGACCCCAGGTAAGAAGCAAGTATGGCGCATTACTAGTCGTGAAAAAGGTAAGTCAGAAGGTGACTACATCACCTATGACGGTGTGGATGTTGCCAGCATGACAGAAATCAAAATGTTCCATCCGACCTATACTTACATCAAAAAGACCGTTCGTAATTTTGATGCCGTTCCTCTCTTGGTGGAAATTTTCAAAGAAGGAACATTAGTTTACAACTTGCCTAGTTTAACTGAGATTCAAGCCTATGCTCGTAAGGAATTTGACAAGCTTTGGGATGAGTATAAACGGGTACTCAATCCGCAACACTATCCAGTGGACTTGGCGCGTGATATTTGGCAGGACAAAATGGACTTGATTGACAAGATGCGCAAAGAAGCCCTTGGTGAAGGAGAAGAAGAATGA
- a CDS encoding DUF6773 family protein has translation MKNRFFYYQLLDEREEQLINKAGTESFNVFIGLILLSYLVAVLSPALFNPNILLVTLLLGIFFFFNRTRQLGVTYYSRFHFTIGGCLLVTLAITTLLMLENYQFNIEIYQHNPLNVKYLSAWAITYLIYLPWVFIGNLGLKSYGEWAQKKFEQDMDELENGE, from the coding sequence ATGAAAAATAGATTTTTTTATTATCAATTATTAGACGAAAGAGAAGAACAACTGATTAACAAAGCTGGGACAGAGTCTTTTAATGTGTTTATCGGGCTCATTCTGCTAAGCTATCTGGTGGCTGTATTATCACCTGCTCTTTTTAATCCTAATATTCTTCTGGTTACCCTTCTTTTAGGAATTTTCTTCTTTTTCAATCGTACACGACAACTTGGAGTGACCTACTATAGTCGTTTTCATTTTACGATTGGAGGGTGTTTGCTGGTGACTCTCGCTATTACGACTCTCTTGATGTTGGAGAATTATCAATTCAATATCGAAATTTATCAGCACAATCCTTTGAACGTTAAATATTTGTCTGCTTGGGCCATCACTTATCTGATCTACCTTCCTTGGGTTTTTATCGGCAATCTTGGCCTTAAAAGTTATGGCGAATGGGCTCAAAAAAAGTTTGAGCAAGATATGGATGAACTGGAGAATGGAGAATAG
- a CDS encoding helix-turn-helix transcriptional regulator produces the protein MAKNLKLKLARVELDLTQGDLAEAVGVTRQTIGLIEAGKYNPSLSLCQSICRCLGKTLDQLFWEEEDEK, from the coding sequence GTGGCTAAAAACTTAAAATTAAAATTAGCTCGTGTGGAGCTTGATTTAACACAAGGGGATTTGGCAGAGGCTGTAGGTGTTACTAGGCAGACTATAGGTTTGATTGAAGCTGGGAAATACAATCCTAGTCTCTCCCTTTGCCAGTCCATTTGCAGATGTTTAGGCAAAACTTTAGATCAATTATTTTGGGAGGAAGAAGATGAAAAATAG
- a CDS encoding GNAT family N-acetyltransferase, with protein MHVRLENKESLKAQEIGDLIRAYNRSKREEAESEPLNLYVEDEKGNLMAGLVAETFGNWLEIEYLFVKEELRGQGIGSKLLERAENEAKNRNCRFSFVNTYQFQAPDFYLSHGYKEVFTLQDYPYTGQRYYYQKDL; from the coding sequence ATGCACGTTAGATTGGAAAATAAGGAATCGCTTAAAGCGCAAGAAATAGGGGATTTGATTCGTGCTTATAATCGTTCTAAAAGAGAAGAGGCTGAAAGCGAGCCACTGAACCTTTATGTTGAAGACGAAAAGGGCAATCTCATGGCGGGCTTAGTAGCTGAGACTTTCGGAAATTGGTTGGAAATCGAATATTTATTTGTGAAAGAGGAATTGAGGGGACAAGGAATTGGTTCAAAACTATTGGAGCGAGCAGAAAATGAAGCCAAGAATCGAAACTGTCGTTTTTCTTTCGTGAATACTTACCAGTTTCAAGCGCCAGATTTTTATCTAAGCCATGGCTACAAGGAAGTCTTTACCTTGCAAGACTATCCCTACACAGGGCAAAGATACTATTACCAAAAGGATTTGTGA
- a CDS encoding amino acid permease: MSSNKKKNKMERGLTNRHVQVMAIAGTIGTGLFLGAGRSISLTGPSIILIYMITGAFMFLMMRAVGEMLYQDPEQHTFINFITRHLGKGWGYFSVWSYWLSVVFIGMAEITAISDYVRFWFPTWPSWLIQLVFLTILALVNLIAVKLFGEVEFWFAMVKIVAILAMIATGVFMVLTGFKTPHGVASLANISDQFSLFPNGVMNFVMAFQMVFFAYLMIEFIGVTTSETKNPRQVLPKAVKEIPLRIIFFYGGALIAIMAIIPWSYLNSSDSPFVTVFELAGIKWAAALINFVVLTSAASALNSTLYSTGRHLYQIAHDSPNRFLKAIKVDTLSRHNVPQNAIIASAILIALAAFINVLPGVSDAFALITASSSGVYIAIYILIMVAHLKYRKSQDFMADGYLMPQYRLLNPLTILFFVFVFVTLFLQESTFMGAVGSAIWILVFGIYSQWKFRK, from the coding sequence ATGAGTTCAAATAAGAAGAAAAATAAAATGGAGCGTGGTTTAACCAATCGCCATGTTCAGGTGATGGCCATTGCGGGAACAATCGGAACCGGACTTTTCCTAGGTGCTGGTCGCTCTATCAGCCTTACTGGACCTTCTATCATTCTGATTTATATGATCACAGGAGCCTTTATGTTTTTGATGATGAGGGCTGTTGGGGAGATGCTGTATCAGGATCCAGAACAGCATACCTTTATCAACTTTATCACCCGTCATTTGGGGAAAGGCTGGGGATATTTCTCAGTTTGGTCTTATTGGCTGTCAGTTGTCTTTATCGGTATGGCAGAAATCACTGCCATCTCAGACTATGTCCGCTTCTGGTTCCCTACCTGGCCTAGCTGGCTGATTCAGCTTGTCTTTTTAACGATTTTGGCTTTGGTCAATCTGATTGCGGTTAAGCTCTTTGGAGAAGTCGAGTTTTGGTTTGCTATGGTCAAGATTGTGGCGATTTTAGCCATGATTGCCACTGGGGTCTTTATGGTTTTGACAGGCTTTAAGACACCGCATGGTGTTGCAAGTTTGGCAAATATCAGCGACCAGTTCTCTCTTTTTCCAAACGGAGTTATGAACTTTGTCATGGCCTTTCAAATGGTATTTTTTGCCTATCTGATGATTGAGTTTATCGGGGTGACAACTTCTGAAACAAAGAACCCTCGTCAGGTCTTGCCCAAAGCTGTTAAGGAAATTCCTCTCAGAATTATCTTCTTCTACGGGGGAGCTCTCATTGCGATTATGGCCATTATTCCTTGGTCTTATCTTAATTCTTCAGATTCTCCATTTGTAACGGTCTTTGAACTGGCAGGGATCAAGTGGGCGGCGGCTCTAATCAACTTTGTTGTCTTGACCTCAGCAGCGTCTGCTCTTAACTCAACTCTCTACTCAACAGGGAGACACTTATATCAGATTGCCCATGATTCGCCCAATCGTTTCTTAAAGGCCATCAAGGTCGATACCCTTTCTCGCCACAATGTACCTCAAAATGCCATCATCGCCTCAGCGATCTTGATTGCTCTGGCTGCCTTTATCAACGTGCTACCAGGTGTTTCAGATGCCTTTGCTTTGATCACCGCATCCTCATCAGGTGTTTACATCGCGATTTATATCTTGATTATGGTGGCCCATCTCAAATACCGTAAGTCACAAGACTTCATGGCTGATGGCTACCTCATGCCTCAGTATCGCTTGCTTAATCCCCTAACCATTCTCTTTTTTGTCTTTGTTTTCGTGACTCTCTTTTTGCAAGAGTCTACCTTCATGGGGGCAGTTGGTTCTGCCATCTGGATCCTTGTTTTTGGGATTTATAGTCAGTGGAAATTTAGAAAATAA
- the greA gene encoding transcription elongation factor GreA, translating to MAEKTYPMTLEEKEKLEKELEELKLVRRPEVVERIKIARSYGDLSENSEYEAAKDEQAFVEGQISSLETKIRYAEIVNSDAVAQDEVAIGKTVTIQEVGEDEEEVYIIVGSAGADAFAGKVSNESPIGRALIGKKTGDTATIETPVGSYDVKILKVEKTA from the coding sequence ATGGCAGAAAAAACTTACCCAATGACCCTTGAAGAAAAGGAAAAACTAGAAAAAGAATTAGAGGAGTTGAAACTCGTTCGACGTCCCGAAGTCGTAGAGCGTATCAAGATTGCTCGTTCCTATGGAGACCTTTCAGAAAATAGTGAGTATGAAGCAGCGAAAGATGAACAAGCTTTTGTTGAAGGACAAATTTCAAGTCTAGAAACAAAAATTCGCTATGCTGAAATTGTTAATAGCGATGCAGTTGCCCAAGATGAGGTAGCAATCGGTAAAACAGTAACAATCCAAGAAGTCGGTGAAGACGAAGAAGAGGTCTACATCATCGTCGGTTCTGCAGGTGCAGATGCTTTTGCTGGTAAAGTATCAAATGAAAGTCCGATTGGCCGTGCTCTAATTGGCAAGAAGACTGGCGATACTGCAACGATTGAAACACCAGTTGGTAGCTATGATGTCAAAATCTTAAAGGTTGAGAAAACAGCCTAA
- the mltG gene encoding endolytic transglycosylase MltG, which translates to MLLTEKSREEEKLSFKEQILRDLERVKEQDRREKEVEIPNLTASSSQASSATPSDLEPETSTEELMADSLSVVDKILKNAPSVPPLSSARTDETDDQEEKEIRQPIIDKIEVVESEEPLVEPIHLAEEPVVEPVQPKVEPVELKPEEKEFNDTPTKVAVTYKTEDKKEEITLGMPERVEPVSTESSSGLADAPRRSRRQGATSTKKKKKSKAKGCLVTVLVLLVLVAVGGYFGYGYVQDSLKPVDASSKDYVTVQIPDGANVQEIGSTLEKSGLVKHGLIFSLYAKYYSHANLKSGYYNLKKSMSTDELIQELQKGGTPEAQAPVLANLTIPEGYTLEQIAQTVGQLQGEFKEPLTADAFLAKVQDETFISQLVAKYPNLLGSLPTKDSGVRYRLEGYLFPATYTIKDSTTVESLIDEMVAAMDKAMSPYYATIKEKNLTVNELLSIASLVEKEGAKTEDRKKIAGVFYNRLNVGMPLQSNIAILYAQGKLGQKISLADDAGIDTTIDSPYNVYTHLGLMPGPVDSPSSDAIEASVNQTKSEYLYFVANVEDGKVYFATTKEEHDQNVAEHINSKLPQASSSN; encoded by the coding sequence ATGCTTTTGACTGAAAAATCAAGAGAAGAAGAAAAATTAAGCTTTAAAGAGCAGATTCTACGTGATTTAGAAAGAGTAAAAGAACAAGATAGAAGAGAGAAAGAAGTAGAGATTCCAAATCTGACGGCTTCATCATCTCAAGCTAGTTCAGCAACTCCTTCAGATCTTGAACCAGAAACATCAACAGAAGAGTTGATGGCTGATTCCCTGTCTGTTGTCGATAAAATTCTAAAGAATGCACCAAGTGTTCCTCCACTTTCAAGTGCTAGAACTGATGAAACGGATGACCAAGAAGAGAAAGAGATTAGACAGCCAATCATCGACAAGATTGAAGTTGTAGAATCTGAAGAACCTCTAGTAGAGCCGATTCATCTGGCTGAAGAACCTGTAGTGGAACCCGTTCAACCTAAGGTAGAACCAGTTGAGCTTAAACCCGAAGAAAAAGAATTTAACGATACTCCGACTAAGGTTGCCGTAACCTATAAAACAGAAGACAAGAAAGAGGAAATCACCCTAGGGATGCCTGAAAGAGTAGAGCCTGTTTCTACAGAATCTAGCAGTGGATTAGCTGATGCTCCGCGTCGTAGTCGTCGTCAAGGTGCAACATCAACTAAGAAAAAGAAAAAATCAAAAGCCAAAGGTTGCCTAGTAACAGTTCTAGTTCTCCTAGTACTCGTTGCAGTCGGTGGTTACTTTGGTTATGGTTACGTTCAAGATTCTTTGAAACCTGTTGATGCGAGCTCTAAGGACTATGTAACGGTTCAAATCCCAGACGGAGCAAACGTTCAAGAAATTGGAAGCACCTTGGAAAAATCTGGTTTGGTTAAACATGGACTGATCTTTAGCCTTTATGCTAAATACTATAGCCATGCTAACTTGAAGTCAGGTTATTACAACTTGAAGAAGAGTATGAGTACGGATGAGTTGATTCAAGAATTGCAAAAAGGTGGGACTCCTGAAGCTCAGGCACCTGTTCTTGCAAACTTGACCATTCCAGAAGGCTATACATTAGAGCAAATCGCTCAAACAGTAGGACAACTTCAAGGTGAATTTAAAGAACCTCTTACTGCGGATGCTTTCTTGGCAAAAGTTCAAGATGAGACCTTTATCTCACAATTAGTAGCCAAGTATCCAAACCTACTTGGAAGTCTTCCAACAAAAGACAGTGGCGTTCGTTATCGTCTTGAAGGCTACCTTTTCCCAGCAACCTATACGATCAAAGACAGCACAACTGTTGAAAGTTTGATTGATGAGATGGTAGCTGCTATGGACAAGGCTATGTCACCATACTACGCTACGATCAAAGAAAAGAATCTGACAGTTAATGAATTGCTCAGCATTGCTTCTCTTGTCGAAAAAGAAGGTGCTAAGACCGAAGACCGCAAGAAAATCGCAGGTGTCTTCTATAACCGCTTGAATGTCGGTATGCCACTTCAAAGTAATATCGCTATCCTATATGCTCAAGGAAAACTTGGTCAAAAGATTAGTTTAGCAGATGACGCTGGAATTGATACAACGATTGATTCACCATACAATGTTTACACACACCTTGGCCTCATGCCTGGACCGGTTGATAGCCCAAGTTCGGATGCGATTGAAGCAAGTGTAAACCAGACAAAGAGTGAGTACTTGTACTTTGTAGCCAATGTTGAAGACGGTAAAGTATACTTTGCAACAACAAAAGAAGAACATGATCAAAACGTTGCAGAGCATATCAATAGCAAGTTACCTCAAGCAAGTAGTTCAAACTAA
- a CDS encoding N-acetyltransferase produces MKIRQARFSDLDRIIEIELENFSLEEAIPRSVFEAHLQEIQTSFLVAEKEGNILGYIEGPVVPHRHLHDQSFTEEIKDYSHQPGGYISVTCLSIAKEAQALGVGKRLLRALKEVALEHEREGINLTCHDYLIAYYEKHGFVNEGISQSNFAGETWYDMVWQPENQ; encoded by the coding sequence ATGAAAATCAGACAAGCAAGATTTTCGGATTTAGATCGGATTATAGAGATAGAGCTGGAGAATTTTTCACTGGAGGAAGCCATTCCTCGTTCGGTCTTTGAGGCCCATTTGCAGGAAATTCAGACCAGTTTTCTGGTAGCTGAAAAAGAGGGGAATATTCTTGGTTATATCGAAGGTCCAGTCGTCCCACACCGCCATCTACATGATCAGTCATTTACAGAAGAAATAAAAGACTATAGCCATCAACCTGGAGGTTATATTTCTGTGACTTGCCTATCTATTGCCAAGGAAGCACAAGCTTTGGGAGTGGGGAAAAGACTATTAAGGGCTTTGAAAGAAGTCGCTTTAGAACATGAGCGAGAGGGCATTAATCTGACGTGTCATGATTACCTTATCGCCTATTATGAAAAGCACGGCTTTGTTAATGAAGGAATATCCCAGTCAAACTTTGCTGGGGAAACATGGTATGATATGGTCTGGCAGCCTGAAAATCAATAA
- a CDS encoding GNAT family N-acetyltransferase, translating to MEIPITIRQATLSDLEEMLAIEEANPSSEETLSHQSLEESIRKTAGTFLVAGDENQLVGYVLGEAQSLHPKWIEVKSLTIHPDHWGQGLGTLLLAALKQVTVELDYQGILLQSPDELLSYFEMNGFVEEEVTESHYGSGSEWYLIWGNPFYQEEI from the coding sequence ATGGAAATTCCAATCACTATAAGGCAAGCTACCCTATCAGATTTAGAAGAAATGTTGGCGATTGAAGAAGCCAATCCTTCATCAGAAGAGACACTTAGCCACCAATCCTTAGAAGAGAGTATCCGCAAGACTGCGGGTACCTTTCTTGTAGCTGGGGATGAAAATCAGCTCGTGGGCTATGTTTTGGGAGAAGCTCAGTCTCTTCATCCCAAATGGATAGAAGTAAAATCCTTGACTATTCATCCTGACCATTGGGGACAGGGGCTGGGAACTCTTCTTCTTGCAGCCTTGAAACAGGTGACAGTCGAACTAGATTATCAAGGTATTCTTTTGCAGAGTCCTGATGAACTACTATCATATTTTGAAATGAATGGCTTTGTTGAAGAAGAAGTGACCGAGAGTCATTATGGCAGTGGCTCTGAATGGTATCTGATTTGGGGAAATCCCTTTTATCAGGAGGAAATATGA
- the murC gene encoding UDP-N-acetylmuramate--L-alanine ligase: protein MSKTYHFIGIKGSGMSALALMLHQMGHKVQGSDVEKYYFTQRGLEQAGIAILPFDEKNLQGDVEIIAGNAFRPDNNVEIAYADQNGISYKRYHEFLGSFMRDFVSMGVAGAHGKTSTTGMLSHVLSHITDTSFLIGDGTGRGSANAKYFVFESDEYERHFMPYHPEYSIITNIDFDHPDYFTSLEDVFNAFNDYAKQITKGLFVYGEDAELRKITANAPIYYYGFEAEGNDFVASDLLRSTTGSTFTVHFRGQELGQFHIPTFGRHNIMNATAVIGLLYTAGFDLNLVREHLKTFAGVKRRFTEKIVNDTVIIDDFAHHPTEIIATLDAARQKYPSKEIVAIFQPHTFTRTIALLDEFAHALNQADAVYLAQIYGSAREVDHGDVKVEDLANKINKKHQVITVENVSPLLDHDNAVYVFMGAGDIQTYEYSFERLLSNLTSNVQ, encoded by the coding sequence ATGTCAAAAACATATCATTTTATTGGAATCAAGGGATCAGGGATGAGTGCCCTAGCCTTGATGTTGCACCAAATGGGACACAAGGTTCAAGGTTCAGATGTTGAAAAATATTACTTTACTCAACGTGGACTAGAGCAGGCAGGGATTGCGATTCTTCCTTTTGATGAAAAGAACTTACAAGGTGATGTGGAGATTATCGCGGGGAATGCCTTCCGTCCAGATAACAATGTTGAAATCGCCTATGCGGATCAAAATGGTATCAGCTACAAACGTTACCATGAATTCCTAGGTAGCTTTATGCGCGACTTTGTCAGCATGGGAGTGGCAGGAGCTCATGGAAAAACTTCAACAACAGGTATGTTGTCACACGTCTTGTCTCACATCACAGATACCAGCTTCTTGATTGGTGACGGGACAGGTCGCGGCTCAGCAAATGCCAAATATTTTGTCTTTGAATCAGACGAATATGAGCGTCACTTCATGCCTTACCACCCAGAATACTCTATCATCACCAACATTGACTTTGACCATCCAGACTACTTTACAAGTCTAGAGGATGTTTTCAATGCCTTTAACGACTATGCCAAACAAATTACTAAAGGTTTGTTTGTATACGGTGAGGATGCTGAGTTGCGTAAAATCACAGCCAATGCGCCAATCTATTACTATGGTTTTGAAGCTGAGGGCAATGACTTTGTAGCTAGCGATCTTCTTCGTTCTACGACTGGTTCAACATTCACCGTTCATTTCCGTGGTCAAGAGTTGGGTCAATTCCACATTCCAACCTTTGGTCGTCACAATATTATGAATGCGACAGCTGTTATTGGTCTTCTTTACACAGCTGGTTTTGATTTGAACTTGGTCCGTGAACACTTGAAAACCTTTGCAGGTGTTAAGCGTCGTTTCACTGAGAAAATTGTCAATGATACAGTGATTATTGATGACTTTGCCCACCATCCAACAGAAATCATTGCGACCTTGGATGCGGCTCGTCAAAAATACCCAAGCAAGGAAATCGTGGCAATCTTCCAACCACATACTTTTACAAGAACCATTGCCTTGTTGGACGAATTTGCCCATGCTTTGAATCAAGCAGACGCCGTCTACCTAGCGCAAATCTATGGATCAGCTCGTGAGGTGGACCATGGTGATGTCAAAGTAGAAGACTTAGCCAATAAAATTAACAAGAAACACCAGGTTATCACTGTTGAAAATGTTTCTCCACTCCTAGACCATGATAATGCTGTTTACGTCTTTATGGGTGCTGGAGATATCCAAACCTATGAATATTCATTTGAACGTCTCTTGTCTAACTTGACAAGCAATGTCCAATAA
- a CDS encoding cystathionine gamma-synthase, which translates to MKQDRFPLVSDDEIMLTKMPVMDLYDESDFISNIKGDYRDKNYLEWSPINEEETVVSPVVNKESKPSPEPKKVEKTYAELAREEARADLKKKRSAKYLTQDVSHTRRHNGSTLVRQGNQPTAPFQKENPGEFAKFSKNLSQSHYILAEEVGQVATPSLENQAGKAKKNNYDFLKKSQIYNKKNKQTEQERQVAQELNLTRITE; encoded by the coding sequence ATGAAACAAGATCGATTTCCATTGGTGTCAGATGACGAGATCATGCTGACCAAAATGCCAGTCATGGACTTGTACGATGAGTCAGACTTTATTAGCAATATCAAAGGTGATTACCGCGATAAGAACTATTTGGAATGGTCTCCTATCAATGAGGAAGAAACCGTAGTTTCTCCAGTGGTTAATAAGGAGTCAAAGCCAAGTCCAGAACCTAAAAAAGTTGAAAAAACGTATGCTGAATTGGCTCGAGAAGAGGCGCGTGCGGACTTAAAGAAGAAACGTTCAGCCAAGTATTTGACTCAGGATGTTAGTCATACTAGACGACACAATGGTTCAACACTTGTTCGTCAAGGAAACCAACCAACAGCGCCATTTCAAAAGGAAAATCCTGGTGAGTTTGCCAAATTTAGTAAAAACTTGAGCCAGTCCCACTATATTTTAGCTGAAGAAGTTGGACAAGTAGCGACTCCGAGTCTAGAAAATCAAGCTGGAAAAGCTAAAAAGAACAACTATGATTTTCTGAAGAAGAGCCAGATTTATAATAAAAAGAATAAGCAAACAGAACAGGAACGTCAGGTTGCCCAAGAGTTGAATCTGACAAGAATTACTGAGTAG